GCCGAGCGCGTAGTTGGCGCCTGCGTGGGCCTCCTCCTTCGAAAGCAGTTCCCGGTAGAGTTCCACGGCCTCGGCACTGCCCTTGAACTCCTCGGTATGCCGGGCGTAGTCCCAGAGCTCGCCCCTTGTGAGCTTCCCACCCTTTCCTCCTTGGGCTCTGCTTTCAAGCTCTTTCAAGGTGGCCTTCGCCTCCAGGGCCTGCGCGTGCCTTTCTTTCCAGGAGGCGCGAACGCTGTCCTTCCACTCCCGGTCCAGCCTCCCGGTCACATGTTTCAGGGCGCCTGCGAGGTAGTGCTCGGCCGCGGAGACCTCCACCGGCGGCGGCATCTCCGCCTTTCGGCCCATCGCCGAAAGACGCTCGGAGAGCGAGGGGTGCGTGTCCTGGCCCCCGGTCTTCTCGGTAAGGGCGGCCTTGAGATAGCGCCCCGCCTCTTTGTCGCTTATGTGTCCCTTGAGGGCGCGCGGCATGCTCGCGAACGGGTTAAAGGTCGGCTCGGGATGGTCGTTGGCCTTCTTGTAAAGGGCGGGCCAGAACTTCTCTTCGAAAAAGCGCCCCATGACGGCTCCCCTCATGAGTCCCGTGGCGCCGGGCCCTGCGCCCACCATCTCCGTGGCGCACCTGTCGGCATCCAGCTCGTGCTTCCGGGCCATTACGAACGTATAGGCGTTGAAGTAAGGGGCGTACCAGTTGGAGAACCAGGTAAAGACGAACATCCCCCAGTGGCCCCTCCGGGCGAGCGACTCCATTAGGTTGTACCAGGTCCTGCGGTTCCGGTGCACCCAGGCGCCGAACTTGCCGTGCGCTCCGGAGAGGTGCCCGTACTCGTGGGCGAAGACCGCGAGCATCTCCTCGGGCGACATGGCCATCATGTAGGGCAGGCCCACTATGAGGTAGTTCTTCTGCCACCCAAGGGGGCCGAGCCTCGGCATCTGCACCACGCCGGCGTTGAAGTTCCCGTCCACGAGCACCCTGTGGACCGCCGGGCCCTTGAGCTCACCCCTTACCCTGTCGAGCTCTTTGAAGAGCACCGGGGCTTCCTCGCGCTTCAACTCCACGCCCACCGGCGGTTCGAAACGGAACCACAGGGAGCGGATTATCAGGAGGGCGAAAAGGAAAAAAGGCAGGACTACCTTGTTGCCCAGGATGAGGATCCAGGCCGGGAACTCCGTGCTGGAGAGGAGGAAGTAAAGGAACGCCGCCTCGAAACCCAATATGAGGAGGAGTACGGCGAGTATCGAAAATATGTAGGCGTACCCGAGCACGGCGAGCAGGAACACCCGGAGCTTGTACCCCCCCGGGTCCCGCATCTCAACCAGTTCGAGCCTCCGGACC
This genomic stretch from Thermodesulfobacteriota bacterium harbors:
- a CDS encoding M48 family metallopeptidase, yielding MVMTWEKFEALVRRLELVEMRDPGGYKLRVFLLAVLGYAYIFSILAVLLLILGFEAAFLYFLLSSTEFPAWILILGNKVVLPFFLFALLIIRSLWFRFEPPVGVELKREEAPVLFKELDRVRGELKGPAVHRVLVDGNFNAGVVQMPRLGPLGWQKNYLIVGLPYMMAMSPEEMLAVFAHEYGHLSGAHGKFGAWVHRNRRTWYNLMESLARRGHWGMFVFTWFSNWYAPYFNAYTFVMARKHELDADRCATEMVGAGPGATGLMRGAVMGRFFEEKFWPALYKKANDHPEPTFNPFASMPRALKGHISDKEAGRYLKAALTEKTGGQDTHPSLSERLSAMGRKAEMPPPVEVSAAEHYLAGALKHVTGRLDREWKDSVRASWKERHAQALEAKATLKELESRAQGGKGGKLTRGELWDYARHTEEFKGSAEAVELYRELLSKEEAHAGANYALGRILLLGGDEAGRAHIDKAIKADSEYVMEGTRLVYDFLMGEGRAKEAREYWDMARDRAEMEEWAMSERASLGDGDSLLPHAVAEKEVEAIAGQLRAYKDIKEAYLVRKSVRLLPEKPLYILGVVRSWPRFSLYSDDDYGRKLAEGLKLPGDGFVIVLDGKMKDLGKRMKHVYGSKIYHKKRGESGGVLPPPPSTS